TAAAAGCATATTGTCCGTTGTGAAGAAAGAGGTAGAAAATCCAAAGCTGGGACTTGATGAGTTTGTAGAAGATTTCGAAAAGCACTGCCAGCAAGAGAGGGGATTGAAGGATAATATAATTGGCATCTACGGAATGGGAGGGTCTGGCAAGACCACTCTCGCAAATGAATTGTTCAATCGAAAGCGTTCCAAATACGTGAGATCATGTTCTTTGTTCGGTGTGCGGGAAGCATCTGTAAACGGTGATTTGACTTCTTTGCAGACTAAGCTCTTGGATGATCTGTTTTACCAAAATTTTCGTAAAATTTCTAGTACAGAAGAAGGAATCAGATATATCAAGCGTTGTCTGGGAAGGAAACCCTCTCTGAGATTCCTTTTAGTTATAGATGATGTTGACCAAAAGAGCCAGTTAGATGCCTTATTGTCCATAGATACCCTCAATTCAAATAGCCTGGTCATTATCACAACCCGTGACGAGAGAATTCTAATAGAGGCTGGGATTCGTGTTCGTTATAAGGTGAAGGGAATGGATCAACAGTATAGCCGGCAGCTCTTCTGTAGGCATGCATTCCATAAAACAGATCATGAAGACGGGGACAAGGATTTAGTCGAGTGCTTTGTGAAAGAGTGTGGCGGCTTACCCCTGTCTCTTCAAGCATTGGGTGAACATGTTTCAGATAGTTCCAAGAAAGGTTGGAAGTCAGAATTGGCTGAATATAGGAAAAGGTTACCCGATAAAATTAAAAATAGACTTAAAATAAGCTATGATTCGCTGGAAGAGGAGGTAAAACAAATTTTTATGGACATAGCGTGCTTTTTCACAGAGAAAGACCAGACTATAGCTACCAGAATATGGAAGGCTTCTGGGTGGAATGTGGAACATGCACTTCAGATACTGAGAGATAAATGTCTCGTTGAGGTGATAAAACAAGATTGTTGGAACGAAATTACTGATGAAGAGTCAGCTGCTTTTGTTTTCAAAATGCATAATCACCTCCGAGACTTGGGGAGAGAAATGGCAGATGCTGGAAAGATTCTAGACCCTGAATATGAGGTGTATTTGCAAAGTGTCTTTTTTTCATTCTTTTACTTTTCCACTTTCAAAGTATTTGGAACGTTTAGCTTTAATTTGAACAACCTTCTCGGCAGACATTTAATTTGAAATGGAATGCAGGCCTTGACGACATTCAAAGCCATCTTTGAACAAGCTCAGGAGCAACGCCACAGATGTTTCAATTCCATTAATGACGAGTCCATTTCGGACAAGTCCATTACATATTTTATTGGAAATTTAGAAAAATCAACTAATCTACAATGGCTTGAGCTTAATGGAAGCGAGAGCATTCCTTCATGGATTCCCCTGGAAAAGTTGGAGGGTTTAAGGATTCGAGGAAGATTACCCCGGAAATTGTGGGACGGCCCCCAGGTATTactatttatttcttcttttttcaaaTAATTTTGCGCATATTCATTATCATTGAAAAGCAATAGTTTGAAACGAAAAACTGTAAATTCCAGGGCCCCCCCTTGCAGCTAAAAGAGCTGGTTTGCAAATTTACCAACTGTGGCTGGATGGAAAAGGCGATGCTTCGGAGAAATTGGAAGGAAATTTCAAATTCATTAGGAATGTTAAGTAGGCTAGAAAGTCTGGTTCTCCAACTAGAGTCTCAAGAAAACAGGAAAGATATTATGATTGAATGGGATTCCTTCGTGGATTGTGTAGAAACACTTAACTGTCTTAAAACATTGGGTTTGTCGGGTTTGTATATAAATGGGGAAATAGCTTACCCTAGCAAGGAGACAACTGATTCTAAGCTTAGCCTTGAATCCTTAACTCTGTCTCATATAGGGCACACATCCAAGGTCTCAATTAGTGGTCCTTCTCTCAAATCTCTTAAGCTTAAACAGATGGAAGATTTAATTGAAGTAAATTTATCAGGGCTAGAAACATTGAGATGTTTAGAGTTGATCCAATGTGATAGGTTGACTGAAGTACGGGCCGATGATCTGCCCAAACTTGAAATGTTAAGCGTAGAGAGATGTTGGGAGATAGAAAAGTTGCCAAATCTTAGTAATTCCCAATGGCTGGAGAGGACCAAGATTACGTGCTGTGAGGAGCTGGAAAATATAATAGGTATTGAAGAATTAAGCTTGGTGGAGAACATTACCATTACGTGTTGTCCGAAGCTGCACAGTATAACAGGTTTAGAATGCTTGAAGGGATTGAAGTATATGATTCTTTCAGATGGTGCTATACTGAGCTGCGTTAGTGAGTTGCAGGTATATACAGAATGCCGATAAATAAATTTCTCCTTATTTACTTGTTCTAATGCCATTAAACAAAATATTTGTAACTCTTCTGGTTTGGGTTTCCGAATAACCGTGATTTCAGGAATTGCCATCAGAGTTTACAGTCGTAATGGGGAAAGCGGCTCCATCCTTTCCAAAGGCAGCTGAAATGGCACGTATAATTGGTGCTTTAGATGACTTTCAGGTGCTCAATGCAGATAACTGAATCTGTCATCACTTGTTCTAGTATCTATAAACAAAATATTTCTAAATCTTCTCGTTTTCATTTCCAATGTATCGTAATTTCAGGAAATTTCGTCAGAGTCTACAGCAGTAACGGGGAGAGCCCGTCCAAAGGCAAATGAATTGATAGATATAGCTAATGCTTTACATGAATTTGAATTACTAAATGAATTAATACAGATAATTGAATCTGTCATTACTTGTTCTAATGTCTTTGAACAAAATATTTCTAAAATATTCTTTTATTGGTTTCCGATGTACCGTGATTTCAGGTACTTTCTTCAGAGTCAACAACAGTAACGGGGAGAGCAGTCACATCCTTTCTAAGTACAGTTAAAATGACGGATATAGCTAGTTCTTCAACTGTAACTGAGGTACTCAATGCAGATAATTGAATTTGTCGTCACTTCTTcaaatgtaaataaataaaatacatctAAATCTTCTGTTTTTGGTTTCCATTGTCCCGTGATTTCAGGAATCGTCAGAGTCTACGTTTGTGAGTAAAGCACCCACATCCTTCCTAAAGGCCGATGAAGATGAAATGTCGGTTATAGGTGACCCTTTAATTGAATCTCATTCCAGTATAGCTGATGCTTTAATTGAATTTCATTCCAGAGAAGAAGCATACACTGGGCTCCAGTTATTATCAGAGAAAATGCAACAGTCGCTAAGTGCAGTCATCTTATGCGCTATGGTTGACGGTGAAGATTATGGTTCCAAGTACATGGTTGAGGGCAGACCTTCCCAGACCATAGATCTCAGTTGGGCAGGAGGAAAGTATATATATACGATTCTGGTTACCAACCCAAAACAAATATACAGTGCAAAAGATTTCAGTTGGTTGCCAACCTCTTGTGAAATAGAGAATGGGTATATACTTCCAGTGAACCAAGGCGAAGAATCGGAAACCTTGAGAAAACTGAAAAGGCTAACTGCACGACTGTATTGAACTGCTACTTTTGAATCGTCTGTTGAGGCTGTAAAAGGTATTTATACGGGCAAATGAAAGCAAATTCCGAATCAATTTGGCTCTTTTGAGATCCTGTATGTTTAAAACAAGTTATTAACCTTGGAGGAATGCTGTATGCAGGGGGGAATTTGTTTATTGTTCAATTTTTGAAGTCTTGAGAAAGCGCTTTTTATTTCTTATTGTTTTGGTTAGTGGGGTATTAAGCAAAGCTGAATTATACAATTGAACGCACGAAATTGTATGTATTGTTGAATTAATGGAAAATAATTCTCATGTGAATAAAATTCATTAATTGTCAATCATGTCAGTTTTTTctacatttaaaaaattaaaagatataaTTTATGATTATTGAAAGTGATGGTATGTTTTTTGATATTAAAATCTTTTAGAATGCATTAAACAAGGGATGATGTCAGAATTGTGTCCTAAACAGTTTTGGTGGATGGATACCCTTCGATCTGTAACTTTTAGTTGAAGAGTTATCAGCTTAGATTTGTGCTTCCAATATCAATGATAGGAAAATAATGATCTAAAGATGGGTAGTAAccgacaaaaaataaaataaaaaaaatagtaagATATTAAGAAACAATTACTTATAGTTCATCTATTTTAAAGATGGGAAAGTTGAAAAAATTTGATTGACCATTTTGTGAAACCCACTACACATGAAATGAATTCATTTTTAGTTTTGGATGGTACAATACAAATCCTAACATAAATAATGTTGACAAAAATATTAGTTTGGTAATGCATATATGGTTGTTTTGTTGGCCTCTTCAACGTTTGTGTCtaatgaaaatttggaaaaaatgttGTTATGGATTTGGATGTCAGATTATAGATCTCATTTTATTTGGTTGTTTTGGGGTAATTAGAGGATaaagtttgtgctttctaaataGGATGATGCATTTAAGAATGTAAGGTttggttttattttaaattttggtgGGGTTTATTTTGTGCTTTCTAAATGAGATGATGCATTATGTTGTTATTGATTTTGAAGGATTACATACCATTTTTTATTTGGTTGCTTTGGCATAATTAGAGGATAAAGTTTGTGCATTATAAATGGGATGATGCATTTATGAATGTAAGGTTTGGTTTAGGTTTAAATTTTGGTGGGGTTTATTGGATCTTTTTTTTTAATGGGTTCATATGTTAGAATCTATGTTAATTGTTGTAATTTTTTTTCAAagtcttaattaaaattttaaacaattTGATTAAGTCATGGTATCTAAATTGTAATGCTACTTTTCTCTAAGATTTAATTAAGTATTTGCAACAAATTTAAATATGATTAATATTAGAAAACATAATTTGCAATATGTAATGTTATCAAAATAGAAATGGATAACAACAAAATACACCAAACATGTTTTAATTTATAAGAATTCTAACATAAATAACTGATGtggaaaattgaataaaatagctatatgtttcaatcaaatcaacatcaTGATCATAATttctaatatattttaatattactgGTTTTCAATACTTATTTGAATAAGAGCATTTGGGATGGTCTCTCTTGAACTAGGAAGATTGTAATGTATTGGTCCTCATAGCTATGACACACtttggagaacttgtttaaaagcatATAATGTGCATGCATGCACCATGCAAGAGCATCAAATCCTTGGCTAGGATAATCCCAAGTGTTCTCTATATCTTGAGTTAGACACACTCTATGTGCCATCCTCTTTTGATGTCCATATCTCACCAAATCACCAC
This genomic stretch from Cryptomeria japonica chromosome 8, Sugi_1.0, whole genome shotgun sequence harbors:
- the LOC131048809 gene encoding disease resistance protein L6; translated protein: MRDIDQQLSSFGKLKYLESLQLNFGSKLFTWNCFLKSVGEFTNLKTLELTSFQLGGKFALSNRRESTYCMRNLEVLTLCDGLKTRMVSICGQFCPTLKSLKLYSMRDLSEVDLTGVSTLECLMLVGCGKLRNVLGNDDLVNLEISKIKLCRRMRELPKFGSVSCLKSIYISRCRNLQDISAIERLKGLQRIWIAYCPKLKSIKAIEQLNGLKRIWIEACRKLQDVICFQELKGLKRIFIGGCTRLQNIQGIEFLSCLESIIVTGCPKLQNIKGMGIEKLKGLNQMIISDGPIISSVESLKRLPRELTILVGRPAMSDVIADEDDLTGRSAMLFLNADKIFNTLSMADGFCETDGKFGLGDGVEEMIHSFHIKTQHSLSTFIFCAILDGFPCIGSDICNGSRIMLKNSYRYLRPTSLSRGDGKWIYMCVVYEEMMSKYDSWKPSNDSCIIGKAFLMGVKAGEESKTIDILQSLFAQLCVGNSEWKDTDYDDAVDEDADDRNYNEHCVDYDDLAGYADYDDLAEYDDEDEEYGSDEHDDSSCISVQPVESTSSFRGREQEPESPDVNRKSSLTTEQFVESTSSFRGREQEPESPDVNRKSSLTTDQFDVFINHRRSDVQTSLAGQLYNTLRQAGIRAFLDSEELELGNSFPSTINNAISSAAVHITILSPGYAESASCLVELALIFKTKATIIPLFYHVQPSDCRSDFRYIKNKVKEAFSKHEGRYPSHDIQQWKECLQNVAGIRGYELNGQNNDADLLCKSILSVVKKEVENPKLGLDEFVEDFEKHCQQERGLKDNIIGIYGMGGSGKTTLANELFNRKRSKYVRSCSLFGVREASVNGDLTSLQTKLLDDLFYQNFRKISSTEEGIRYIKRCLGRKPSLRFLLVIDDVDQKSQLDALLSIDTLNSNSLVIITTRDERILIEAGIRVRYKVKGMDQQYSRQLFCRHAFHKTDHEDGDKDLVECFVKECGGLPLSLQALGEHVSDSSKKGWKSELAEYRKRLPDKIKNRLKISYDSLEEEVKQIFMDIACFFTEKDQTIATRIWKASGWNVEHALQILRDKCLVEVIKQDCWNEITDEESAAFVFKMHNHLRDLGREMADAGKILDPEYEALTTFKAIFEQAQEQRHRCFNSINDESISDKSITYFIGNLEKSTNLQWLELNGSESIPSWIPLEKLEGLRIRGRLPRKLWDGPQGPPLQLKELVCKFTNCGWMEKAMLRRNWKEISNSLGMLSRLESLVLQLESQENRKDIMIEWDSFVDCVETLNCLKTLGLSGLYINGEIAYPSKETTDSKLSLESLTLSHIGHTSKVSISGPSLKSLKLKQMEDLIEVNLSGLETLRCLELIQCDRLTEVRADDLPKLEMLSVERCWEIEKLPNLSNSQWLERTKITCCEELENIIGIEELSLVENITITCCPKLHSITGLECLKGLKYMILSDGAILSCVSELQELPSEFTVVMGKAAPSFPKAAEMARIIGALDDFQEISSESTAVTGRARPKANELIDIANALHEFELLNELIQIIESVITCSNVFEQNISKIFFYWFPMYRDFRYFLQSQQQ